In Thermosphaera sp., the sequence GTATACGTGTTTAGAAATTACTTTATAGGTATATTTGCTCAAAACTCTATCGTATACGAGGAAGCTCAAAGATTCGTGGCCTTATTCCTTCCCAGCCTGCCGTTCTTCACGCTATTCTTTATAGGAATGTCTGTCGGTAGAGGGGCTGGAAAAACGCTGATTCCCACAATAATAGGGATGGTACGGCTCTGGGGGATTAGACTCGCTCTCGGCTATTTTCTCTCCTTCACGATGGGATTGGGCACTATGGGGATATGGATCTCAATGGCAATTAGTAACTACCTCTCCGGGATTGCCATGTATTTATGGGTTCACAACGGATCTTGGGCTATTTCACTATTCGCTAGCCAAGAGAAGATAGGCAAGATGGGTATAGGTAACAGGGTAATGAATAAGTGAGTAAAAATTTAACATGTAATTCCATAAAACAATCTCGTAGAAAGCTTTTCGAGGTGTTTACGATGAGGATTGTTGGAATAGATCCGGGAACCAAATCAATGGACCTATGTCTCCTAGAAAACGGTAAAGTAGCAAGTGAAGCAACAGTTGAGACGAAAACAGTAGCCGAGGACCCCAACGTACTCATAAATATTATAAATGATATGATGCCCCTAGACGGAATAGTGGTGCCTTCGGGCTATGGAGTCGAAGTAATGGATTTAAGCAGTATTCCTCATGACGTGTTAGAGGATTGGTATTATACTTTCGTGCTAGCGACCACCAGGGAGAATATAGAGGAAGGTGTTCGAAAAGGAGTCGTAGGTGCTAACATTTATTATGCAATGGTTAAAATCATAAAGAGATTGTACGATTATGATGTTAGAAAACTCCTTATTCCAGGAGTAATAAATCTTCAAAGCGTTCCCCTGCATAGAAAGTTAAACAAGATTGATATGGGAACGGCCGACAAACTAGCTGTTACGGTTTTAGGAATACATGAGGTTGCTTTAGAATACGGTATCCCCTACGACCGAGTCAACTATATCCATGTGGAGCTTGGGTTCGGATACAACGCCGTTATAGGAGTGGAGAGAGGTAAAATAGTAGATGGAATCGGAGGATCATTCATGCCCGGACCAGGGTTTTTAACAGCGGGAGCATTGGACTTGGAAGTTGCTCAAGCACTAGGGTTGATTGAGAAGAAAGAGGTTTTTACAACAGGGTGCGCTTATCTTGCTCGTGTAATGACTCCCGAAGAACTGGTTGAGAGAGCTGAGAATGATTGGCGAGCTAAGATTTGCCTTGAGGCATTCATCGAGGGCATCGTCAAAGCAGTCTATTCAGTTAAAAGTAATGTGAGAAATCCATTAACTATATTGGTTTCAGGAAGAGTTGCAAAAATACCTCAAATCAGAACTGTGATTGAAGAGCACCTTGCAGACGTAGGAAGGGTCAGGGTTATGAAGGGTTTACAAGGGGCAAGGATTGTTAAGGAAACAGCACAAGGGTATGCCGTCGTTGGGGACGGGTTAATGAACGGACTTTACTCCGATCTAGTGAAGCACGTTGAGATCGACCGTGCTGTTGGAAGCGCTTTGGATTACGTGTTGCTTTCTGTCTTCAAGGATAGTAGGTTGGGGAGGAAATTTGCCGAGTTGAGAGAGGTTGGTTTTAAGAGCGAAGCTTTTAACAAAGCATGGTGGGGGATGTGAACCTTCGAGAAGGAGTTTGGTATGAATCGATATTCAGCGCCTTCATAACATCAAACCCCTATTTCACTCCTTTAGGTTTCCGTGTCAGCCAGAGGACAATAGAGCTGAAAATTTATCGAACAACGAAGGTGTCACTACTCATAGACTTGCTTGATAAAGCAGCTTTGAATGTGGTCGATGACCCATATTTATATTATTTGGCGACTTTCAAAGAAGAAACAGGTGGAATCCCTCAAAGCGAGATCAGTTTCTTGAATGGAATTCCAGTCCTGAAAAAAGCCTACGGGTATATCTTAATGAAGAAAAGAGGATTGGTGAAACACGAAAATACCTATCATGCGAGCTTTGAGATAGAGGAGATCGTCGAAAATCCCCTTATTCCAGAGATCTTGGAACCCTATTCGAGATGCAGGGTGTTTCTAATAGAAATGATCATTTATGCTTCGAAGATAAAGGCCATGCGTGAAACTCTTGATAGTGATCTGCTTAACAAACTTAAGAGACAGGTGGAGGATTCCTATAAAATAGTTGAGAAAACCTGTTTTAATGAAAAAGACTTGAAACTAGCTAATGAATTAAAGGAGATGGTGGCTCGGTGGTTGAAGAGATAATAATATCTGCGCCGGCACGTCTGCATCTAGGCATGATCAATCCGTTCAACAGGGATTTGAGACTGTACACAAGCGTGGGTCTTGCGATAGATCATCCGAGGACAACAGTGGTAGTCAGAAGAAACCGAGAGTTATCCATAAACGGACCTAGGAGTTTCGAGATAAGGGAGAGAATATACCCTTTAGTGAAAAAATATAATCTACAGGAAGGTGCCGTTGAAGTAATAGAGTCTATTCCTAAACATGTAGGGTTGGGTTCGACCACTCAGCTTTTATTATCAGTTGCCAAAGGGCTTTTAATAGCTAATGAGGTCGAGTTTGATATTGAAGAAGTATCATCAATGTTAAGGGTTGGCGAAATATCGGGTGTTGGGAAGTATGCTTTCCAATATGGTGGTTTTATAGTTGACTCAGGTGTGAAGAATAAGAGTTTTCCTAAACTTTACATGAGGCTTGATTTTCCCGAGGAGTGGGGGTTTATCGTAGTAGTTCCGAATGGTGTGGGACTCACTGACGATGAAGAGAAGAGGGTTTTCAGTCAAGCGTTCCCTGTTCCAGTCTCACTGATCCACGAGGCCTCGTTTCATCTATTCGTAGAAATGATACCATCACTGAAGGAAAAAGACCATGTAGGGTTTGCTGAGGGGCTTGAAAAATTTCAGCTAACTGTTGGTAAAATGTTTAGCGAATACCAGGGAGGGGTTTTTTCTACCTACTCAGAACGAGCAGTTCATACATTGAAGAAACTCGGTATTCGAGGTGTGGGGCAGTCTTCATGGGGACCGGCAGTGTACGGATTCCTGCCGAGCATTGACGAAGTTGATTATATTAGACAGAGAATATTGGATCAATTAAACGCCCGGGTCTATGTTGTTCGACCAGATAACAAAGGGGCTGTAGTAGAATACAAGTAAATAGGGCTAGGTTATAATGCCATGGCTGTTCCCTCGCTCCTCGGATCATTCCCTAGAACTATGTTCTCCAACGTTATAACTCCTACGTGGACATGTCCAGGGGAGCTGTATGGTTGAATAATGTTAACCGGGATATTACTTGAGACTGGCGGCTTTAAAGGCTGCTCCGCTACGACTTGTTGATGACCATAAGGTATAGTATATAGGAATCTTGGAGAGTCCAAGGCACCTGGAATACTCATGTGGTAAACGAATATATTCTCGTAAACTCTCAGATGAAGTTGTGGTCTGTAGTCTCCCCCTACACATCCGATAACGTATTTCTCTTTATCCGTTGAAACTCCCAGCACCGATAAAGTGTGAAGGGGAAGCTTCTTCGGGGCAGGACTGTTAGGCAAGCCCTTTGATTTCGCGAAGCCTATTCCCCTGTTCTGAACGGGAAACCCTCCTGCCACAAGTCCAGAGCCGAAGGGATGGAATAAGCTTTGGATAAAACCGATGGTTGCTTCCCCGTCGGACACGATGAAGAATGTGGTATCGCCATCACCGACTGCCTCATTAGGACTTCTATGATCCTGGGGTAGCCTAGAATAATGAACGTAATCGTAGGGATTTATTGTAAGATAGTCTGGGTCCCCGAGATAGTTGTCTCTGAACATATAGGATACTTCTATTGGATGCGACCATGCCAGGATTCTGGAGGGATCGTTAAAATCATACTTATCCAATCCGAGCTCATGTAATGCTGAGATCAAATTTAAAGTGACAATACCCTGCGAGTTAGGTGGGAGCTCGAATAACTGTTTTCCATCAAGCTCAAGCTTTAAAGGGTCCACTCTCCAACCTTCATGCTCCATGAAGTCCTCCAGCCCCAAGTCAACACCCTGTTCTTGGAGTTCGGCCACCAGTTCTTCCGCGATCCTTCCATAATAAAACTCATCCCACCCTCTTGTTGCTATCATTCTAAGCGTTCGAGCGGCATCCTTGTTGGTGACGAGAGATCCGACTTGAATATTGCTGAAATATTTCGACCACTTGTAAGGAGACAACTTATCGTGATAAGATTTTGAAGAATGAGCTAAAAACCAGCCAGCTCGAAAACCATTGTAGGCGATCGAAATTGCCCGTCTTAACAACACGGATAGCGGCAGAGTTCCATATTCCTCGTTGATCATCCCCCATAAATAGACAAGCCCCGGGATTGTGACGGTTAAGGGACCCACCTCGGCCTTCACTTCTAGATACTTGTCGGGATCGAACCCTGAGGGGGATCTTCCAGAGGATGCGTACGCGATTACTTCATCATTGACAAATCCTAATAAGAATCCATCCCCTCCGGGGCCTCCCATTTGAGGTTGAACAATCGATAGAACACTGCTTACGGCTATGGCGGCATCGAAGGCGTTACCACCCTCCTCGAGGATTTCTATACCTGCTTTTACAGCAAGATAGTGATCTGCAGTTACCCCTTTCTTACCGAGAGCGATTTTAACTGGCACAGTAAAACTCCTCCACCTAGACGTGTGCTCACGGGTAAAAAACTACTCCATT encodes:
- a CDS encoding gamma-glutamyltransferase, whose amino-acid sequence is MPVKIALGKKGVTADHYLAVKAGIEILEEGGNAFDAAIAVSSVLSIVQPQMGGPGGDGFLLGFVNDEVIAYASSGRSPSGFDPDKYLEVKAEVGPLTVTIPGLVYLWGMINEEYGTLPLSVLLRRAISIAYNGFRAGWFLAHSSKSYHDKLSPYKWSKYFSNIQVGSLVTNKDAARTLRMIATRGWDEFYYGRIAEELVAELQEQGVDLGLEDFMEHEGWRVDPLKLELDGKQLFELPPNSQGIVTLNLISALHELGLDKYDFNDPSRILAWSHPIEVSYMFRDNYLGDPDYLTINPYDYVHYSRLPQDHRSPNEAVGDGDTTFFIVSDGEATIGFIQSLFHPFGSGLVAGGFPVQNRGIGFAKSKGLPNSPAPKKLPLHTLSVLGVSTDKEKYVIGCVGGDYRPQLHLRVYENIFVYHMSIPGALDSPRFLYTIPYGHQQVVAEQPLKPPVSSNIPVNIIQPYSSPGHVHVGVITLENIVLGNDPRSEGTAMAL
- a CDS encoding DUF447 family protein, giving the protein MNLREGVWYESIFSAFITSNPYFTPLGFRVSQRTIELKIYRTTKVSLLIDLLDKAALNVVDDPYLYYLATFKEETGGIPQSEISFLNGIPVLKKAYGYILMKKRGLVKHENTYHASFEIEEIVENPLIPEILEPYSRCRVFLIEMIIYASKIKAMRETLDSDLLNKLKRQVEDSYKIVEKTCFNEKDLKLANELKEMVARWLKR
- a CDS encoding DUF1464 family protein → MRIVGIDPGTKSMDLCLLENGKVASEATVETKTVAEDPNVLINIINDMMPLDGIVVPSGYGVEVMDLSSIPHDVLEDWYYTFVLATTRENIEEGVRKGVVGANIYYAMVKIIKRLYDYDVRKLLIPGVINLQSVPLHRKLNKIDMGTADKLAVTVLGIHEVALEYGIPYDRVNYIHVELGFGYNAVIGVERGKIVDGIGGSFMPGPGFLTAGALDLEVAQALGLIEKKEVFTTGCAYLARVMTPEELVERAENDWRAKICLEAFIEGIVKAVYSVKSNVRNPLTILVSGRVAKIPQIRTVIEEHLADVGRVRVMKGLQGARIVKETAQGYAVVGDGLMNGLYSDLVKHVEIDRAVGSALDYVLLSVFKDSRLGRKFAELREVGFKSEAFNKAWWGM
- a CDS encoding GHMP kinase; amino-acid sequence: MVEEIIISAPARLHLGMINPFNRDLRLYTSVGLAIDHPRTTVVVRRNRELSINGPRSFEIRERIYPLVKKYNLQEGAVEVIESIPKHVGLGSTTQLLLSVAKGLLIANEVEFDIEEVSSMLRVGEISGVGKYAFQYGGFIVDSGVKNKSFPKLYMRLDFPEEWGFIVVVPNGVGLTDDEEKRVFSQAFPVPVSLIHEASFHLFVEMIPSLKEKDHVGFAEGLEKFQLTVGKMFSEYQGGVFSTYSERAVHTLKKLGIRGVGQSSWGPAVYGFLPSIDEVDYIRQRILDQLNARVYVVRPDNKGAVVEYK